One Bombus pyrosoma isolate SC7728 linkage group LG18, ASM1482585v1, whole genome shotgun sequence genomic window, TCGGACAGACTGATTACAAAAGAATAGATAGCATGTAAAGTGAATAATGAGCTTACAGGTATTATTCCAAAGTGTGCCTTCCtttatatacgtcatattgtacaGGTCGTAAAATATAAGCAAGTATAGTTTTACAAGACATAGAAGTACATGTAGCAAAGTTTGAAAAGTACCTAACTTCttcattataaatttagaTAGTTCTTGAATGTAATCACAGATACATATACATTCCCTAAATAGATcacagaatataatttatcccTATTTTCTCTACCATAACTaggattataaaaatacacaatGCACAATACTTGTAGATGTTTCTAGTATCGTTTAATGTTGTATTATTTGGAGCATATCTCTAGTTGTACAATTTCATACAactttattaatacatatttatgtacaaaaaAGGAATTGTAAaacattacattttttaaagaacaaaatttagaaatactaTATACTGTTATCAAATAAGAATTGTTTTGTTTAGCTCACTGttgtttttgttaaaatttatctaacTATAGACAAATGATGTAATTAAATAGatgttatgaatatattttgacaaattatctaattttatttcggcCTTACATCAGCCTTATACATTTTAATCCAAgttataatctataaaatcgcttacatttcttttccctatgttaattataaaattcacctaggtatatacattatttatctcgttatattataaactaCCTGATAGTATTTACATGATGATCTCTAAATTTCTCCAACAAATTATAATGTTCAATGGCGTTCGTAACTATGTTCGTTAGATAAAAGAAATCATCTTGAATACTTCGCGCTGGAAATATATCGAGTTGAGTAATCTTTGGCAAGAATAAAACACTCATCATGAATACAATTGCCATAGTGACAAAAGTACTTATGGCTACAAAGATAGGATTTGATAATTGCGTTTGAGTAGTTTGTGCAGCTTCCGTCTTGTCATATGCATGGGCAGGCTACAAAGAATGACAGGAATGTAATAATgagaagattaaaataataattttcatttcttttttttttaaattagacgaattttcttcaatttcaaattagaaTATGTACTTACAATCGTTTTATAACCGcgatcttttttaaattctgaCATAAAAGTTTTTAGCGGAAAGAAGTAATATTGATAGAGAGGCTGCTTAATCGGAAATTCCACGTGAGTTTTTGTAATCTGAGGTACCTCGCCGGAAGAGAGTGCATTGGTTAATGAAGACAAACTGATCGTCGATCCCTTTTCTAATGCGCTTTTATACATGGCCGCCAATTCTGCCCTTGTAAATCCAAGCACTTCTGGATCTTTTACTTTGGTAACAATCGGAATGTGAGGCTGAAAAATCAGAGGTAATTTCTTAATAGCTCTTTTTGGAACTCTTTagatatataacaaattatatgaaaaaaataataaaatatttatttaaaatgtatgaataaaaatgtcatttaTTTACCTCGTGATATTGTGAAAAACTTAAATCAGTTGGATGTAAATCAACCTTTTCATTAAGTATAGTATGTTGGAAGCTATGGTTTTGGTATTTTTGCGTATTTCGCTGCGTATTCATATTAATCTTTTGAACCTGATAATTTTGTCGATCTTTGTTCATAtagattacatttttataaccGTTATTTGACGACATCCTGTCATAAATGTTAGTAGGGGAGGGAACATTGAATTCTTGGAGTTGGAACATCGCCTTTTGAAGATATTCTCCGCTCGATTCACCGTTCATTCTAACGTTCCTAACAGAgtttaaaaatactaaaacaAGATAAATTAACTTCATCCTTTTCGATGTATTCATTtgacgtataaatatataatttttttttattctatat contains:
- the LOC122577257 gene encoding uncharacterized protein LOC122577257 isoform X2, with amino-acid sequence MNVRMNGESSGEYLQKAMFQLQEFNVPSPTNIYDRMSSNNGYKNVIYMNKDRQNYQVQKINMNTQRNTQKYQNHSFQHTILNEKVDLHPTDLSFSQYHEPHIPIVTKVKDPEVLGFTRAELAAMYKSALEKGSTISLSSLTNALSSGEVPQITKTHVEFPIKQPLYQYYFFPLKTFMSEFKKDRGYKTIPAHAYDKTEAAQTTQTQLSNPIFVAISTFVTMAIVFMMSVLFLPKITQLDIFPARSIQDDFFYLTNIVTNAIEHYNLLEKFRDHHVNTIR
- the LOC122577257 gene encoding uncharacterized protein LOC122577257 isoform X1, coding for MNTSKRMKLIYLVLVFLNSVRNVRMNGESSGEYLQKAMFQLQEFNVPSPTNIYDRMSSNNGYKNVIYMNKDRQNYQVQKINMNTQRNTQKYQNHSFQHTILNEKVDLHPTDLSFSQYHEPHIPIVTKVKDPEVLGFTRAELAAMYKSALEKGSTISLSSLTNALSSGEVPQITKTHVEFPIKQPLYQYYFFPLKTFMSEFKKDRGYKTIPAHAYDKTEAAQTTQTQLSNPIFVAISTFVTMAIVFMMSVLFLPKITQLDIFPARSIQDDFFYLTNIVTNAIEHYNLLEKFRDHHVNTIR